One Armatimonadota bacterium genomic window carries:
- a CDS encoding response regulator transcription factor, translated as MERIRVLVADDHALFRRGVTALLAGREDMEVVGEAADGEEAIERARELMPDVILMDIKMPGVDGLAATRRIKAEMPYVKILMLTVSETDEDLFEAIKAGASGYLLKNVDPEYLVACLRQAQRGEVPIAPTMASKILRELAAPPEPAPPLTARERQVLELLAAGKSNKEIALDLKISENTVKNHLRNILEKLHLQNRVQAALYAVRMGLVPPPGEPPQPSS; from the coding sequence ATGGAACGCATTCGGGTTCTGGTGGCTGACGACCACGCCCTGTTCCGCCGGGGCGTCACGGCCCTGCTGGCCGGGCGGGAGGACATGGAGGTGGTGGGGGAGGCAGCCGACGGGGAGGAGGCCATCGAGCGCGCCCGGGAACTGATGCCCGACGTCATCCTCATGGACATCAAGATGCCGGGCGTGGATGGGCTGGCCGCCACCCGCCGGATCAAGGCCGAGATGCCCTACGTGAAGATCCTCATGCTGACGGTCTCCGAGACCGACGAGGACCTGTTTGAGGCCATCAAGGCCGGGGCGTCGGGGTACCTGCTGAAGAACGTCGATCCCGAGTACCTGGTGGCCTGCCTGCGGCAGGCCCAGCGGGGAGAAGTCCCCATCGCCCCCACCATGGCCAGCAAGATCCTGCGGGAACTGGCCGCTCCCCCCGAGCCGGCCCCGCCGCTCACGGCGCGGGAGCGACAGGTGCTGGAGCTGCTGGCCGCCGGCAAGTCCAACAAGGAGATCGCCCTGGACCTGAAGATCTCCGAAAACACCGTCAAGAACCACCTGCGCAACATCCTGGAAAAGCTCCACCTGCAGAACCGGGTTCAGGCGGCCCTGTACGCCGTCCGCATGGGCCTGGTGCCCCCTCCCGGCGAGCCCCCCCAGCCGTCCTCCTAG
- a CDS encoding cytochrome c3 family protein — protein MSDARWVPLAVAVVLAAAGPVFSQDADVCLSCHGAEGLVLTLPGGETLPATVDRAVVDRSVHGGLGCASCHPAQTSYPHPPVTARTRRDFTARAAQVCATCHPDPAGQFDSSVHGRAQVLGLADAPTCVSCHGAHEVVRARTPEFRNNTPQLCGSCHARPEIMAKYGLRAVYETYISEFHGVTTTLYRITTPVSPSPAATCYDCHGVHDIRAADDPASRVHPSNILATCRTCHPQAGQYFATAWTEHRAPGPDAAPLVYYVQLFYRVLIPSVVGFLTVLTVLDLGRWAGDQLRRNRR, from the coding sequence GTGAGTGACGCGCGCTGGGTTCCGCTCGCGGTGGCGGTGGTCCTGGCGGCCGCCGGGCCAGTTTTCTCCCAGGATGCGGACGTCTGCCTGAGCTGCCACGGGGCCGAGGGGCTGGTCCTGACGCTGCCCGGCGGGGAGACCCTGCCTGCGACCGTCGATCGCGCGGTCGTCGACCGCTCGGTGCACGGAGGCCTGGGATGCGCGTCGTGCCACCCTGCCCAGACCTCCTATCCCCACCCGCCGGTGACCGCCCGCACCCGCCGGGACTTCACCGCCCGGGCCGCTCAGGTGTGCGCCACCTGCCACCCTGACCCCGCCGGCCAGTTCGACAGCAGCGTCCACGGCCGCGCCCAGGTCCTGGGCCTGGCCGACGCGCCGACCTGCGTCTCCTGCCACGGAGCTCACGAGGTGGTCCGGGCGCGGACCCCCGAGTTCCGGAACAACACGCCGCAGCTGTGCGGCAGCTGCCACGCCCGTCCGGAGATCATGGCCAAGTACGGCCTGCGGGCGGTGTACGAAACCTACATCAGCGAGTTCCACGGGGTGACCACCACCCTGTACCGGATCACCACGCCGGTGAGTCCCTCTCCGGCCGCCACCTGCTACGACTGCCACGGGGTGCACGACATCCGGGCAGCCGACGACCCTGCCTCCCGGGTGCACCCGTCCAACATCCTGGCCACCTGCCGGACCTGCCACCCGCAGGCCGGCCAGTACTTCGCCACCGCCTGGACCGAGCACCGGGCCCCGGGACCTGACGCGGCTCCCCTGGTCTACTACGTGCAGCTGTTTTACCGGGTCCTTATTCCGTCGGTGGTGGGGTTCCTGACGGTGCTCACGGTGCTGGACCTCGGCCGGTGGGCGGGCGACCAGCTGCGGAGGAACCGCCGATGA
- a CDS encoding cytochrome C: MSAGGRPEVERFTLAQRVEHFVLIITFNVLAFTGLPQKYFWTPWAQAIIRALGGIERTRLIHRTFAVVLILEGLYHLGAVLRARRAGRERGPAGMGVTFQDVRNVVADIAYLLGLRAERPAFDRYDYRQKFEYWAVVWGTVIMATTGLIMWFPEVITRWVPGVVVPAARVAHGGEALLAVLAVILWHFYNAHFRPEVFPMDPAMWTGRIDLERLRREHRAEYERLVEQGVRPSGPPDSSGGAG, encoded by the coding sequence ATGAGCGCCGGGGGTCGACCGGAGGTGGAGCGGTTCACCCTGGCCCAGCGGGTCGAGCACTTCGTGCTGATCATCACCTTCAACGTGCTGGCCTTCACGGGCCTGCCCCAGAAGTACTTCTGGACTCCCTGGGCCCAGGCCATCATCCGCGCCCTGGGCGGGATCGAGCGGACCCGGCTGATCCACCGGACGTTCGCCGTGGTGCTCATCCTGGAAGGCCTGTACCACCTGGGGGCCGTGCTGCGGGCGCGGCGGGCCGGCCGGGAGCGGGGACCGGCGGGCATGGGCGTGACGTTCCAGGATGTCCGAAACGTGGTCGCCGATATCGCCTATCTGCTGGGCCTGCGGGCCGAGCGGCCGGCCTTTGACCGGTACGACTATCGCCAGAAGTTCGAGTACTGGGCCGTGGTGTGGGGCACGGTGATCATGGCCACCACCGGCCTGATCATGTGGTTCCCCGAGGTCATCACCCGGTGGGTGCCGGGGGTGGTGGTGCCGGCCGCCCGGGTGGCCCACGGGGGCGAGGCCCTGCTGGCGGTCCTGGCGGTCATCCTCTGGCACTTCTACAACGCGCACTTCCGCCCCGAGGTCTTCCCCATGGACCCCGCCATGTGGACTGGCCGCATCGACCTGGAACGCCTGCGGCGGGAGCACCGGGCTGAGTACGAGCGCCTGGTGGAGCAGGGGGTGCGTCCCTCCGGGCCGCCCGACTCCTCAGGCGGCGCCGGTTGA
- a CDS encoding response regulator transcription factor gives MPLRVLIVDDHTLVRAGIRSLLQSSPAVEVVGEAEDGLAALDLVRTLRPDVVLMDVAMPRMGGVEATRRIKEEFPDVAVLGLTVHENEEYFFQMLRAGACGYVLKKARPAELVEAIEAAARGETYLYPSMATALVTDYLRRVESGEDAGAYETLTPREREILKLVAEGYTSAEIGRLLHLSVKTVQAYRQRIMEKLDLHRPAQLIAYAVRKGLVEPEGPSPTPPG, from the coding sequence GTGCCGCTGCGCGTGCTCATCGTGGATGACCACACCCTGGTCCGGGCCGGCATCCGGTCCCTGCTGCAGTCCTCCCCCGCCGTGGAAGTGGTGGGTGAGGCCGAGGACGGCCTGGCCGCCCTGGACCTGGTCCGGACGCTGCGCCCCGACGTGGTCCTGATGGACGTGGCCATGCCGCGGATGGGCGGGGTGGAGGCCACCCGGAGGATCAAGGAGGAGTTTCCCGATGTGGCGGTCCTGGGCCTGACCGTCCACGAGAACGAGGAGTACTTCTTCCAGATGCTGCGGGCCGGGGCGTGCGGGTACGTGCTGAAGAAAGCCCGTCCGGCCGAGCTGGTGGAGGCCATCGAGGCCGCCGCCCGGGGGGAAACGTACCTGTACCCCTCCATGGCCACGGCGCTGGTCACCGACTACCTCCGCCGGGTCGAAAGCGGCGAGGACGCCGGAGCCTACGAGACCCTCACCCCGCGGGAGCGGGAGATCCTCAAACTGGTCGCCGAAGGCTACACCAGCGCCGAGATCGGCCGGCTGCTCCATCTGTCGGTGAAGACGGTGCAGGCGTACCGCCAGCGGATCATGGAAAAATTGGACCTGCACCGCCCCGCCCAGCTGATCGCCTACGCCGTCCGCAAGGGACTTGTGGAGCCCGAGGGGCCGTCCCCGACCCCCCCGGGCTAG